The Pseudomonas sp. FP2309 genome has a window encoding:
- a CDS encoding polysaccharide deacetylase, whose translation MAKDILCAFGVDVDAVAGWLGSYGGEDSPDDISRGLFAGEIGAPRLLKLFERYGLRTTWFIPGHSMETFPEQMKAVADAGHEIGVHGYSHENPIAMTAEQEEIVLDKSIELITQVTGKRPTGYVAPWWEFSKVTNELLLKKGIKYDHSLMHNDFHPYYVRKGDSWTKIDYSQHPDTWMKPLVRGEETDLVEIPANWYLDDLPPMMFIKKAPNSHGFVNPRHLEEMWRDQFDWVYREHEHAVFTMTIHPDVSGRPQVLLMLERLIEHIQSHAGVRFVTFDEIADDFIRRQPRS comes from the coding sequence ATGGCTAAAGACATCCTCTGTGCATTTGGCGTCGACGTTGACGCCGTCGCCGGCTGGCTCGGTTCCTACGGCGGTGAAGACTCGCCGGATGACATCTCCCGTGGCCTGTTCGCCGGTGAAATCGGTGCGCCGCGCCTGCTCAAACTGTTCGAACGCTATGGGCTGCGCACCACCTGGTTCATTCCCGGCCACTCGATGGAAACCTTCCCCGAGCAGATGAAGGCCGTGGCCGACGCCGGACACGAAATTGGTGTGCACGGCTACAGCCACGAAAACCCCATCGCCATGACCGCCGAGCAGGAAGAAATCGTCCTCGATAAATCCATCGAGCTGATCACCCAGGTCACCGGCAAACGCCCCACCGGCTATGTCGCGCCCTGGTGGGAATTCAGCAAGGTCACCAACGAACTGCTGCTGAAAAAAGGCATCAAGTACGACCACAGCCTGATGCACAACGACTTCCACCCCTACTACGTGCGCAAGGGCGACAGCTGGACCAAGATCGATTACAGCCAGCACCCCGACACCTGGATGAAACCCTTGGTGCGCGGCGAGGAAACCGATCTGGTGGAGATCCCGGCCAACTGGTACCTGGACGACCTGCCGCCGATGATGTTCATCAAAAAAGCCCCCAACAGCCATGGCTTCGTCAACCCGCGTCACCTTGAAGAAATGTGGCGCGACCAGTTCGACTGGGTCTACCGCGAACACGAACACGCGGTGTTCACCATGACCATCCACCCCGACGTGTCCGGCCGCCCGCAAGTGCTGTTGATGCTTGAGCGGTTGATCGAACACATCCAGAGCCATGCCGGCGTGCGCTTCGTCACCTTCGACGAAATCGCCGACGACTTTATCCGCCGCCAACCCCGTTCCTGA
- a CDS encoding MFS transporter: MSIYNKLDLTGWKPRQLTSQEVRFATWIAFFAWVFAVYDFILFGTLLPEIGRHFGWGEVEQAEIATWVAVGTAVVALAIGPIVDKLGRRKGIIFTVAGSALCSALTAIGGAWGKSPLILIRSLGGLGYAEETVNATYLTELYGASEDPRLTKRRGFIYSLVQGGWPVGALIAAGLTALLLPIIGWQGCFIFAAIPAIVIAIMARKLKESPQFQIHERITQLRKTGAVSEAQNVAATYGVDYDEHSKAGLKAAFRGPARRATLVIGAALLLNWAAIQVFSVLGTSVIVSVHHISFENSLIILVLSNLVGYCGYLSHGWMGDKIGRRNVIGLGWMLGGLSFAGMLFGPSNMAMVVGLYSLGLFFLIGPYSAALFFISESFPTSIRATGGAIIHAMGPIGAVVAGFGATQVLSAGSDWQTAALWFGAVPCFLSGMLMFAARHVRPETIQ; this comes from the coding sequence ATGTCCATCTACAACAAGCTTGACCTGACTGGCTGGAAACCCCGGCAACTGACGTCCCAGGAAGTGCGTTTCGCCACCTGGATCGCGTTCTTCGCCTGGGTGTTTGCGGTGTACGACTTCATCCTGTTCGGCACCTTGCTGCCGGAGATCGGCCGGCACTTTGGCTGGGGCGAAGTGGAGCAAGCTGAGATCGCGACCTGGGTGGCGGTCGGAACCGCCGTGGTCGCCCTGGCCATTGGGCCGATCGTCGATAAGCTGGGGCGGCGCAAAGGGATTATTTTCACCGTGGCCGGCTCCGCACTGTGCTCGGCGCTGACCGCCATTGGCGGCGCGTGGGGCAAGTCACCGCTGATTCTTATCCGCTCGCTGGGTGGCCTGGGCTATGCCGAAGAAACCGTCAACGCCACCTACCTGACCGAGTTGTATGGCGCCTCGGAAGATCCGCGGCTGACCAAGCGTCGCGGTTTTATCTACAGCCTGGTGCAGGGTGGCTGGCCGGTGGGGGCGTTGATCGCTGCGGGGTTGACCGCGCTGTTGCTGCCGATCATTGGCTGGCAGGGCTGCTTCATCTTCGCAGCGATCCCGGCGATCGTGATCGCGATCATGGCGCGCAAGCTCAAGGAGAGCCCGCAGTTTCAGATCCACGAGCGCATCACCCAACTGCGCAAAACCGGCGCGGTGAGTGAAGCGCAAAACGTCGCCGCGACCTACGGCGTGGACTACGACGAACACAGCAAGGCCGGCCTCAAAGCCGCCTTTCGTGGCCCGGCCCGTCGCGCCACCCTGGTGATCGGCGCGGCGCTGTTGCTCAACTGGGCGGCGATCCAGGTGTTCAGCGTGCTGGGCACCTCGGTGATTGTCAGCGTGCACCATATTTCGTTCGAGAACTCGCTGATCATCCTCGTGCTGTCGAACCTGGTGGGTTACTGCGGCTACCTCAGTCACGGCTGGATGGGTGACAAGATCGGCCGTCGCAACGTAATCGGCCTGGGCTGGATGCTCGGCGGCCTGTCGTTCGCCGGGATGCTGTTTGGCCCGAGCAACATGGCGATGGTGGTCGGGCTGTACAGCCTGGGCCTGTTCTTCCTGATCGGGCCGTACTCGGCGGCGCTGTTCTTTATCAGTGAAAGTTTCCCTACCAGCATCCGTGCCACCGGTGGCGCGATCATCCACGCCATGGGCCCGATCGGTGCCGTGGTCGCAGGCTTTGGTGCCACCCAGGTGTTGTCGGCCGGCAGCGACTGGCAGACCGCCGCGCTGTGGTTCGGCGCCGTGCCGTGCTTTTTGTCCGGGATGCTGATGTTTGCCGCCCGCCATGTGCGCCCGGAAACCATTCAGTAA
- a CDS encoding SDR family NAD(P)-dependent oxidoreductase has product MSRKVALITGAASGIGQALAVTYARVGVAVVGGYYPADPHDPQATVALVEQAGGECLMVPLDVGDSASVDALAKSAVEHFGRLDYAVANAGLLRRAPLLEMTDALWDEMLNVDLTGVMRTFRAATRHMTEGGALVAISSIAGGVYGWQEHSHYAAAKAGVPGLCRSLAVELAARGIRCNAVIPGLIETPQSLDAKNSLGPEGLAKAARAIPLGRVGRADEVASLVQFLTSEASSYLTGQSIVIDGGLTVRWPD; this is encoded by the coding sequence ATGAGCCGTAAAGTTGCCTTGATTACCGGTGCCGCCAGCGGCATCGGCCAAGCCCTGGCCGTGACCTATGCGCGTGTGGGAGTGGCGGTGGTGGGCGGGTACTACCCGGCCGATCCCCATGACCCGCAGGCCACCGTTGCTCTGGTCGAGCAGGCCGGCGGCGAGTGCCTGATGGTGCCGCTGGACGTGGGCGACAGCGCCTCGGTGGACGCCTTGGCCAAAAGCGCCGTGGAGCATTTTGGGCGTCTGGATTACGCCGTGGCCAACGCCGGTCTGCTGCGCCGCGCACCCTTGCTGGAAATGACCGATGCGCTGTGGGACGAGATGCTCAACGTCGACCTCACCGGGGTGATGCGCACCTTCCGCGCGGCGACGCGGCATATGACCGAGGGCGGCGCGTTGGTGGCGATTTCGTCGATTGCCGGTGGCGTGTATGGCTGGCAGGAACACTCGCACTACGCCGCCGCCAAGGCCGGTGTGCCGGGGCTGTGTCGCTCGCTGGCGGTGGAGTTGGCCGCACGGGGCATTCGTTGTAATGCGGTGATCCCGGGGTTGATCGAGACGCCGCAATCGCTGGATGCCAAGAACTCACTGGGCCCCGAAGGCTTGGCCAAGGCCGCGCGGGCGATTCCGTTGGGCCGGGTCGGGCGGGCGGACGAAGTGGCGTCGCTGGTGCAGTTTTTGACAAGTGAGGCGTCGAGCTACTTGACCGGGCAGAGCATCGTCATCGACGGCGGCCTCACCGTGCGCTGGCCTGACTGA
- a CDS encoding SDR family NAD(P)-dependent oxidoreductase, which yields MAQLENRRAVITGAGSGIGAAIARAYAAEGARLVLADRNAASLAETAITCRNLGAEVFECLADVGTVDGAQAGIDRCVEHFGGIDILVNNAGMLTQARCVDLSIEMWNDMLRVDLTSVFVASQRALPHMVAQRWGRIINVASQLGIKGGAELTHYAAAKAGVIGFTKSLALEVAGDNVLVNAIAPGPIETPLVGGISESWKRAKAAELPLGRFGLADEVAPTAVLLASEPGGNLFVGQTLGPNSGDVMP from the coding sequence ATGGCTCAACTGGAAAACCGTCGCGCCGTGATCACTGGCGCCGGCAGCGGCATCGGTGCCGCCATCGCCCGTGCCTACGCCGCCGAAGGCGCACGCCTGGTGCTGGCCGACCGCAACGCCGCCAGCCTTGCGGAAACGGCGATCACCTGCCGCAACCTGGGGGCCGAGGTCTTCGAATGCCTGGCTGACGTGGGCACGGTCGACGGGGCCCAGGCCGGTATCGACCGGTGTGTCGAACACTTTGGCGGCATCGACATCCTGGTCAACAACGCCGGCATGCTGACCCAGGCGCGTTGCGTCGACCTGAGTATCGAGATGTGGAACGACATGCTGCGCGTCGACCTCACCAGTGTGTTCGTCGCCAGCCAGCGCGCCTTGCCCCACATGGTTGCGCAGCGCTGGGGGCGGATCATCAACGTCGCCTCGCAACTGGGCATCAAGGGCGGTGCCGAGCTGACCCACTACGCGGCGGCCAAGGCCGGGGTGATCGGCTTTACCAAGTCGCTGGCTCTGGAAGTGGCCGGGGACAATGTGCTGGTCAACGCCATCGCTCCCGGCCCGATCGAGACGCCTTTGGTGGGTGGCATCAGCGAGTCGTGGAAACGCGCCAAGGCCGCCGAACTGCCCCTGGGCCGCTTCGGCCTGGCCGATGAAGTAGCACCCACCGCGGTGCTGCTGGCCAGCGAACCGGGGGGCAACCTGTTTGTGGGCCAGACCCTGGGCCCGAACTCTGGCGATGTCATGCCATGA
- a CDS encoding GTP-binding protein gives MSIALNVITGFLGSGKTTLLKRLLQGESLGDTALLINEFGDVGIDHLLVEEVAPDTVLLPSGCVCCSIRGELKDALLGLLQRRERGEIPAFKRVILETTGLADPAPILATLNNDVQLRGRLHICLVVTLVDASHAALQERLHPEWLAQVAAADRLLVSKTDLAGDCAPLRAHLQALNAGTPVLATQDIHSGDQLLLGEGLRSAEPAVEVRRWQLHQTTSASHGAAQVCSLTFDQPLDWVGFGVWLSMLLRCHGERILRVKGLLNVNASNAPIVIHGVQHCLHAPVHLPAWPGTDRQSRLVFILRGLDPALLRRSFEAFSRRFAA, from the coding sequence ATGAGCATTGCCCTCAACGTCATCACCGGCTTCCTCGGCAGCGGTAAAACCACTTTGCTCAAACGCCTGCTGCAAGGTGAAAGCCTGGGCGACACGGCGTTGCTGATCAACGAATTCGGCGATGTCGGTATCGACCATCTGCTGGTGGAGGAGGTCGCGCCGGACACCGTGCTGCTGCCCAGCGGCTGTGTCTGCTGTTCTATCCGTGGCGAACTCAAAGACGCACTGCTGGGCCTGTTGCAACGCCGTGAGCGCGGTGAAATCCCCGCGTTCAAACGCGTCATCCTCGAAACCACCGGCCTGGCCGACCCGGCGCCGATTCTCGCCACGCTCAACAATGATGTGCAATTGCGCGGCCGCTTGCATATCTGCCTGGTGGTCACCCTGGTCGACGCCAGTCACGCTGCGCTGCAGGAGCGCCTGCACCCGGAATGGCTGGCCCAGGTCGCGGCGGCCGACCGTTTGCTGGTGAGCAAGACCGACCTGGCCGGCGATTGCGCACCGTTGCGCGCGCACCTGCAGGCGCTCAACGCCGGAACCCCCGTCCTCGCCACCCAGGATATCCACAGCGGCGATCAACTGCTGCTTGGCGAAGGCCTGCGCAGTGCCGAACCGGCGGTGGAAGTCAGGCGCTGGCAACTGCATCAAACCACCAGCGCCAGCCATGGCGCGGCGCAAGTGTGCAGCCTGACGTTCGACCAACCGTTGGACTGGGTCGGCTTCGGGGTCTGGCTGTCGATGCTGTTAAGATGCCACGGCGAACGAATCCTTCGCGTCAAAGGACTGCTCAACGTGAACGCCAGTAACGCCCCCATCGTCATTCATGGCGTGCAGCATTGCCTGCATGCGCCGGTGCACTTGCCTGCGTGGCCGGGCACCGACCGCCAATCGCGCCTGGTGTTTATCCTGCGCGGCCTCGACCCGGCACTGCTGCGCCGCTCCTTCGAGGCGTTCTCGCGGCGGTTCGCGGCATGA
- a CDS encoding PotD/PotF family extracellular solute-binding protein, protein MITLRVLGTSVTLLETLRVRAEQELGIRLVYQVHDVEQAQRIAVMQPDSYDLYDQWFHNVDFVWPARAIQPIDTRRIALWHEINDLPKRGRLSPHDRLGSGSVPSERLFVQHDGSLGSTVTERISMLPLTHNADSFAYRPERLPAGFCHGNESWGWLLDPAWRARTALQSDAAIGALDAALAVQGAGLAQFRDIGNMSIEEIDVLADILVRKQKEGHFAAFWSDDEEAAQLMLSPSIDIQSLWSPTLMRLHRAGVKYRLAVPREGYRAWFGGLSLSRHAKGPVLDAAYAYLNWWLSGWPGAVMARQGYYIGNPARSRDHLSSAEWDYWYAGLPAREQLCGSDGLPLIDKGEVRDGGSYEQRMGHIAVWNSVMDEHNYLVRRWGDFMRARG, encoded by the coding sequence ATGATCACACTGCGTGTCCTCGGCACCTCGGTCACCTTGCTCGAAACCTTGCGCGTACGCGCCGAGCAGGAACTGGGTATTCGCCTGGTGTATCAAGTGCACGACGTCGAGCAGGCCCAGCGCATCGCGGTGATGCAGCCCGACAGCTACGACCTCTACGACCAGTGGTTTCACAACGTCGATTTCGTGTGGCCGGCGCGGGCGATCCAGCCCATCGACACCCGGCGTATTGCGTTGTGGCATGAGATCAACGACCTGCCCAAGCGTGGTCGCCTGTCGCCGCACGACCGTCTGGGCAGCGGCAGCGTGCCCAGCGAGCGCCTGTTCGTGCAGCACGACGGCAGCCTGGGCAGTACCGTCACCGAGCGCATCAGCATGTTGCCCCTGACTCATAACGCCGACAGTTTCGCCTACCGTCCCGAACGCCTGCCCGCGGGCTTTTGCCACGGCAACGAGAGCTGGGGCTGGCTGCTGGACCCGGCATGGCGCGCGCGTACGGCGCTGCAAAGCGACGCTGCGATCGGCGCGCTGGATGCCGCGCTGGCTGTGCAGGGCGCGGGGCTGGCGCAGTTCCGGGACATCGGCAATATGAGCATCGAAGAGATCGACGTGCTCGCCGACATCCTGGTGCGCAAACAGAAGGAGGGCCATTTCGCGGCCTTCTGGTCCGACGATGAAGAGGCTGCGCAATTGATGCTCAGCCCCAGCATCGATATCCAGAGCCTGTGGTCGCCCACCTTGATGCGCCTGCACCGCGCCGGGGTGAAATACCGCCTGGCGGTGCCGCGTGAAGGTTATCGCGCCTGGTTTGGCGGCCTGTCACTGTCGCGCCACGCCAAAGGCCCGGTGCTGGATGCGGCCTATGCGTACCTGAACTGGTGGCTGTCCGGCTGGCCCGGAGCAGTGATGGCGCGCCAGGGTTACTACATCGGCAACCCCGCGCGCAGCCGCGATCACCTGAGCAGCGCCGAGTGGGACTACTGGTACGCCGGGCTGCCTGCGCGGGAGCAGTTATGTGGCAGCGATGGGTTGCCGCTGATCGACAAGGGTGAGGTGCGCGATGGTGGGTCCTATGAGCAGCGCATGGGCCATATTGCCGTGTGGAACTCGGTGATGGATGAGCACAACTACCTCGTACGGCGCTGGGGCGACTTTATGCGCGCCCGCGGCTGA
- a CDS encoding bifunctional diguanylate cyclase/phosphodiesterase produces the protein MTWRHTFQTRIAGVLALLLLVVVAATYFAVKAATTRAVENQARVQLKTGSQVFERLLDLRGRRLQYGLYWLTVDGPFKQAVVEGDPAKILTALRRHGSGIRSSEMFVLGLEGNVMVSTLPILARGQPFPYDHALRQARRSGLQMLIVAMNGRPYLLVQDQVLDPQPIARVVMGFPMDTLFANELRSMSNLEVSFLSVQDGKPGPLFSTQPDAYQAATVSLLRDKAINPEAWIDLFYGERVLSQVLPLANTGAGDEVRVLLQSPLDLALESFAPLDRQFLGIALAVLVVSLAGALFLARRVSRPLNALVEAAGRIGAGDYRTPVRVRGHDEFGLLARAFNGMQSGIAVRERQLAHNALHDPLTGLPNRALAMERLGSAISARRPVVLLYLGIENYRVINEGFGPEGVEEMMREASRCLSMSLLASDTAARISGSEFLMLLENTEVDRAVARADRLYALLTEPLRIGHDEVRHEVSIGIAAYPAHGQQVEELISRAAIARHDAAALPGYLQIYEQDRDLAHQRQITLIRDLRRAVVEGELYLCYQPKLDLKRGHVCQAEALLRWQHPMLGLVSPGEFIPLAERTGSMAGLTQWVIEEAIRQMGEWAQRGLLIQLSVNISVDDLADDDLAIRVTTLLAHYAVPARQLIFEITESAIMHNPQQALSVLEQLRDCGISLSVDDFGTGYSSLAQLQRLPVQELKIDQSFVRNLDSTSGDAVIVRSTIEMSHNLGLKVVAEGVEFEPSLALLKQWNCDTAQGYLISRPLNAMAFERWMRRERAPV, from the coding sequence ATGACGTGGCGCCACACGTTCCAAACCCGAATCGCCGGGGTGCTGGCGCTGTTGCTGCTGGTCGTTGTTGCCGCCACTTATTTCGCCGTCAAGGCCGCCACCACCCGCGCGGTGGAGAATCAGGCGCGGGTCCAGTTGAAAACCGGCAGTCAGGTGTTCGAACGCCTGCTCGATCTGCGCGGGCGCCGTCTGCAATACGGCCTGTACTGGCTGACGGTGGACGGTCCGTTCAAACAGGCCGTGGTGGAGGGCGACCCGGCGAAGATCCTGACCGCGTTGCGCCGACACGGCAGCGGCATTCGCTCCAGCGAAATGTTTGTGCTCGGGCTCGAGGGCAACGTGATGGTCAGCACCTTGCCGATCCTCGCGCGTGGTCAACCCTTCCCCTACGACCACGCACTGCGCCAGGCTCGGCGCAGTGGCTTGCAAATGCTGATTGTGGCCATGAACGGGCGGCCGTACCTGTTGGTACAGGATCAAGTGCTAGACCCGCAGCCCATCGCGCGGGTGGTGATGGGGTTCCCCATGGACACCCTGTTCGCCAATGAACTGCGCTCGATGAGCAACCTGGAGGTGTCGTTCCTCAGCGTGCAGGACGGCAAGCCCGGCCCGTTGTTCAGTACCCAGCCCGACGCGTATCAGGCCGCCACCGTCAGCCTGTTGCGCGATAAGGCGATCAATCCCGAGGCGTGGATCGATCTGTTTTATGGCGAGCGCGTGCTCAGCCAGGTATTGCCGTTGGCCAACACCGGCGCGGGTGATGAGGTGCGCGTGTTGCTGCAAAGCCCGCTGGACCTTGCCCTGGAATCCTTTGCGCCGCTGGACCGGCAGTTCCTCGGGATCGCCCTGGCGGTGCTGGTGGTGTCGTTGGCCGGTGCGCTGTTTCTGGCGCGGCGGGTGTCGCGTCCGCTCAATGCGCTGGTGGAGGCGGCCGGGCGCATCGGTGCCGGCGATTACCGTACGCCGGTTCGCGTGCGCGGCCACGATGAGTTCGGCCTGCTGGCCCGGGCGTTCAATGGCATGCAAAGCGGGATCGCCGTGCGTGAGCGGCAGTTGGCGCATAACGCGCTGCATGACCCGCTCACCGGCTTGCCCAATCGTGCCCTGGCCATGGAGCGCCTGGGCAGTGCGATCAGCGCGCGGCGGCCGGTGGTGCTGCTGTACCTGGGCATCGAGAACTACCGGGTCATCAACGAAGGTTTTGGCCCTGAAGGCGTGGAAGAAATGATGCGCGAAGCCAGCCGCTGTCTGTCCATGAGCCTGTTGGCCAGCGACACGGCGGCGCGCATCAGCGGCAGTGAGTTCCTGATGTTGCTGGAAAACACCGAGGTCGACCGCGCCGTGGCCCGCGCCGACCGCCTGTATGCGTTGCTCACCGAACCCCTGCGCATTGGCCATGACGAAGTGCGCCATGAGGTGAGTATCGGCATTGCTGCCTACCCCGCCCACGGTCAGCAGGTGGAAGAGTTGATCAGCCGCGCCGCCATCGCCCGTCACGATGCGGCTGCCTTGCCCGGTTATTTGCAGATCTACGAACAGGACCGCGACCTCGCTCACCAGCGCCAGATCACCCTGATCCGCGACCTGCGCCGTGCCGTGGTCGAAGGTGAGTTGTACCTGTGTTACCAGCCCAAGCTCGACCTCAAGCGCGGCCACGTGTGCCAGGCCGAAGCGTTGCTGCGTTGGCAGCATCCGATGCTGGGGCTGGTGTCGCCTGGCGAATTCATCCCCCTGGCCGAACGCACCGGCAGCATGGCGGGCCTGACCCAGTGGGTCATCGAAGAGGCCATCCGCCAGATGGGTGAGTGGGCGCAGCGTGGCCTGCTGATCCAGCTGTCGGTGAATATCTCGGTGGACGACTTGGCCGATGATGACCTGGCCATACGCGTCACCACCTTACTGGCGCACTACGCTGTGCCGGCCCGGCAGCTGATTTTCGAGATCACCGAAAGCGCGATCATGCACAACCCGCAGCAGGCCCTCAGCGTGCTGGAGCAACTGCGCGATTGCGGCATCAGCCTGTCGGTGGATGACTTCGGCACTGGCTACTCGTCGCTGGCGCAACTGCAGCGCCTGCCGGTGCAGGAGTTGAAGATCGACCAGTCCTTCGTGCGCAACCTCGACAGCACCAGCGGTGACGCCGTGATCGTGCGTTCGACCATCGAAATGAGCCACAACCTGGGGCTCAAGGTGGTAGCCGAAGGCGTGGAGTTCGAGCCCAGTCTTGCGCTGCTCAAACAGTGGAACTGCGACACCGCCCAGGGTTACCTCATCAGCCGACCGCTCAATGCCATGGCGTTCGAGAGGTGGATGCGTCGCGAGCGCGCGCCGGTCTAG
- a CDS encoding methylamine utilization protein → MAQMLHLFSLAALALMVAGPASAATLEVLMRQADGSPVADGVVTLQGPAGAFNGGLKADMDQRGQRFAPHVLAVHTGTQVRFPNSDNIRHQVYSFSAAKRFELRLYEGTPTEPLLFDKPGIVVLGCNIHDWMLGYIFVTDDPRFGVSDTQGRVRLEQLPPGDYHATLWHPQLKDMQPLDGGTLHVPAAGLSHNVVLSLEPTSADIPPTPSAFGDAFNRAAHETAQ, encoded by the coding sequence ATGGCCCAAATGCTTCATCTGTTCTCTCTCGCAGCGCTGGCGCTGATGGTGGCGGGCCCCGCTTCGGCCGCTACCCTTGAGGTGCTGATGCGCCAGGCCGATGGCAGTCCCGTGGCGGATGGCGTCGTGACCCTTCAGGGCCCGGCCGGTGCGTTCAATGGCGGGCTCAAGGCCGATATGGACCAGCGCGGTCAACGCTTCGCGCCCCACGTCCTGGCGGTGCACACCGGCACCCAGGTGCGCTTTCCCAACAGCGATAACATCCGCCATCAGGTCTATTCCTTCTCCGCCGCCAAGCGTTTCGAGCTGCGCCTGTACGAAGGCACGCCCACCGAGCCGTTGTTGTTCGACAAGCCTGGCATCGTGGTGCTTGGCTGCAACATCCATGACTGGATGCTCGGCTATATCTTCGTGACCGACGACCCGCGCTTTGGCGTCAGCGACACTCAAGGCCGCGTGCGCCTGGAGCAGCTGCCGCCCGGCGACTACCACGCCACGTTATGGCACCCGCAACTCAAAGACATGCAGCCCCTGGATGGCGGCACCTTGCACGTACCTGCCGCCGGCCTCAGCCACAACGTGGTACTGAGTCTGGAACCCACCTCCGCCGATATCCCGCCGACGCCGAGTGCGTTTGGTGATGCGTTCAATCGAGCCGCCCATGAAACTGCGCAGTAG